The following proteins come from a genomic window of Trifolium pratense cultivar HEN17-A07 linkage group LG4, ARS_RC_1.1, whole genome shotgun sequence:
- the LOC123920699 gene encoding probable myosin-binding protein 4 isoform X2, with amino-acid sequence MATNKFATMLHRKTNNKIVVILVYAFLEWILILLLLLNSLFSYLITKFAKFFGLKPPCIFCSRLDHVHTDLVCETHAAEISNLGYCSNHQRLSEVKSMCENCLASRPNHHEVENFFGMRHKIGFISLVSPEKHDENGESLNRCSCCNECLKNQFYPPWDDRNYLSKGCLIVESIEDDEKESDKYLEFEINNGQEHVHDHDHDDEVSDEHQILFDIESFILREVAEDRSSSVSNLNSDEKDAEKDDPSVADSPIMQVSHCQDRSLEIINKHFEKKDDPSGADNFIHPFSDTPIMKLSHLEDRSIEIISMNFENYVACGDDRLIPVKLIDSITCVDFESCKLIEDPKEGKQMIQTFASELPVEPRPSILEGEVLLSMDENVVQTLEVEGLNQISVVQTSVNDDNSIEAVTEEPDNAQVDLFRSQERICSYECTEEDESESSDDDDAEAQNAFEKFISQNKLSMSRSLSNDEKSLEADMEEQENTSAEDQSIPEDQSSTSDDDIEVPNAFDEFIANNNLYTDKIGVNDNEMAEKTTSFENVEEETIHQSCPETCEVEEDKLPETPTSADAMLYMHRKLMLYEKRESGAEESVDGSVASEVESGDPVLTIDRLKTALKNEQRALSVIYQELEEERSASAIATNQTMAMITRLQEEKAAMQMEALQYQRMMEEQAEYDQEALQLLNDLMTKREREKQELEKELEEYREKVMEYEAKEKLSLLRRMKDGSVRSRDSSCSCCNTGYTDELSIDLNNEEKEDDNNENADDSVSKLEEMALDCVKHVSELDSTLEEFEEEKASILDQLKALEEKIVSLEDGEEFLEESSSRYGDKEDYSNGCLAKKLLPYLDEADNENDEEAFAYDRELENGSNDMQMQNTVPIISEMDSMKVCIEEEVDRVYDRLQALETDREFLQHCMGSIQNGGDEGKDLLQEILQHLRDLKNVELRLKDLDNDPSSIVMLHSPSKDL; translated from the exons ATGGCTACTAACAAGTTTGCAACCATGTTACATAGAAAAACCAACAACAAAATAGTTGTAATTCTAGTTTATGCATTTCTTGAATGGATCTTAATTCTACTCCTTCTTCTAAACTCTTTGTTTAGTTATCTTATCACAAAATTTGCCAAATTCTTTGGCCTTAAACCACCTTGTATTTTCTGTTCAAGGCTTGATCATGTTCATACTGATCTTGTTTGTGAGACTCATGCAGCTGAGATTTCAAACCTTGGTTACTGCTCAAATCATCAAAGATTATCAGAAGTGAAAAGCATGTGTGAAAATTGCTTGGCATCTAGGCCAAATCATCATGAAGTTGAAAATTTCTTTGGTATGAGACATAAGATTGGTTTTATTTCATTGGTGAGTCCTGAAAAAcatgatgaaaatggtgagaGTTTAAATAGGTGTTCTTGCTGCAATGAGTGTTTGAAAAACCAATTTTACCCTCCTTGGGATGATAGAAACTATCTAAGCAAAGGTTGTCTCATTGTTGAATCaattgaagatgatgaaaaagAAAGTGATAAGTATCTTGAATTTGAGATAAACAATGGACAAGAACATGTTCATGATCATGATCATGATGATGAGGTATCAGATGAGCATCAGATACTTTTTGATATTGAAAGTTTTATCCTTAGAGAAGTGGCTGAGGATCGATCGAGTTCGGTTTCAAACTTGAACTCTGATGAAAAGGATGCAGAAAAAGATGATCCAAGTGTTGCTGATTCTCCTATTATGCAGGTTTCACATTGTCAAGATAGATCgcttgaaatcatcaataagCACTTTGAAAAGAAAGATGATCCAAGTGGTGCTGATAATTTTATTCATCCATTTTCTGATACTCCTATTATGAAGCTTTCACACTTGGAAGATAGATCAATTGAAATCATCAGTATGAACTTTGAGAATTATGTAGCTTGTGGCGACGACCGGTTGATACCTGTTAAGTTAATAGACTCTATCACTTGTGTAGATTTTGAATCATGCAAATTGATTGAGGATCCGAAGGAGGGGAAGCAGATGATTCAAACTTTTGCAAGTGAGTTACCAGTTGAGCCGCGACCGAGTATCTTAGAAGGGGAAGTTTTACTCTCAATGGATGAGAATGTAGTTCAAACTTTGGAAGTTGAAGGGTTAAATCAGATTTCAGTAGTTCAAACTTCTGTGAATGATGATAATAGTATTGAAGCAGTCACAGAAGAACCAGATAATGCACAAG TTGATCTTTTTCGATCTCAAGAACGGATCTGTTCGTATGAATGCACAGAAGAAGATGAATCTgaatcaagtgatgatgatgatgctgaaGCTCAAAATGCCTTTGAAAAATTCATTTCTCAGAATAAGCTAAGTATGTCTCGCAGTTTATCGAATGATGAGAAAAGTTTAGAAGCAGATATGGAAGAACAAGAAAATACTTCAGCAG AAGATCAATCCATACCAGAAGATCAATCTTCTACAAGTGATGATGACATTGAAGTTCCTAATGCATTTGATGAATTCATTGCAAATAACAATCTAT ATACCGATAAAATCGGTGTAAATGATAATGAAATGGCTGAGAAAACAACATCATTTGAAAATGTTGAGGAGGAAACAATCCATCAATCATGCCCAGAAACATGTGAAGTAGAAGAAGATAAACTTCCTGAAACTCCTACTTCAGCAGATGCAATGCTCTACATGCATAGGAAATTGATGCTGTATGAGAAAAGAGAATCAGGAGCAGAAGAATCTGTGGATGGTAGTGTTGCAAGTGAGGTTGAATCCGGTGATCCGGTGTTAACAATCGACCGGCTAAAAACAGCACTAAAAAACGAACAAAGAGCTCTCAGTGTTATATATCAAGAACTAGAAGAAGAGAGAAGTGCATCAGCCATAGCTACAAATCAAACAATGGCAATGATTACAAGGCTGCAGGAAGAAAAAGCAGCAATGCAGATGGAAGCATTGCAATACCAAAGAATGATGGAAGAACAGGCGGAATATGATCAAGAAGCTTTACAGCTTTTGAACGATTTAATGACGAAAAGAGAGCGAGAGAAGCAAGAACTTGAGAAAGAATTGGAAGAGTATAGGGAAAAAGTTATGGAATATGAAGCAAAAGAGAAACTAAGTTTGTTGAGAAGAATGAAAGATGGAAGTGTAAGAAGTAGAGactcttcttgttcttgttgCAACACCGGATACACCGATGAATTATCGATCGATCTtaacaatgaagaaaaggaagaCGATAACAATGAAAATGCTGATGATTCAGTTTCTAAGTTGGAAGAGATGGCATTAGATTGTGTAAAACATGTAAGTGAACTTGATAGTACTTTAGAAGAATTTGAGGAAGAAAAAGCTTCTATTTTAGATCAACTCAAAGCATTAGAGGAAAAGATAGTTTCATTGGAAGATGGTGAAGAGTTTCTTGAAGAGAGTTCATCAAGATATGGTGACAAAGAAGACTATTCTAATGGTTGCTTGGCAAAGAAGTTACTTCCATATTTAGATGAAGCTGACaatgaaaatgatgaagaagCATTTGCATATGACAGAGAATTGGAGAATGGATCAAATGATATGCAAATGCAAAACACAGTTCCGATAATAAGTGAAATGGATAGCATGAAAGTGTGTATTGAAGAAGAAGTTGATCGCGTTTACGACAGGTTACAAGCTCTTGAAACAGATAGAGAGTTTCTACAACATTGTATGGGATCCATACAAAATGGTGGTGATGAAGGAAAAGATTTGCTTCAAGAAATCTTGCAACATCTTCGTGATCTTAAGAATGTTGAACTACGCCTTAAGGATCTCGACAATGATCCATCCAGTATAGTTATGTTGCATTCACCAAGCAAAGACTTGTAG
- the LOC123920699 gene encoding probable myosin-binding protein 4 isoform X1 produces the protein MATNKFATMLHRKTNNKIVVILVYAFLEWILILLLLLNSLFSYLITKFAKFFGLKPPCIFCSRLDHVHTDLVCETHAAEISNLGYCSNHQRLSEVKSMCENCLASRPNHHEVENFFGMRHKIGFISLVSPEKHDENGESLNRCSCCNECLKNQFYPPWDDRNYLSKGCLIVESIEDDEKESDKYLEFEINNGQEHVHDHDHDDEVSDEHQILFDIESFILREVAEDRSSSVSNLNSDEKDAEKDDPSVADSPIMQVSHCQDRSLEIINKHFEKKDDPSGADNFIHPFSDTPIMKLSHLEDRSIEIISMNFENYVACGDDRLIPVKLIDSITCVDFESCKLIEDPKEGKQMIQTFASELPVEPRPSILEGEVLLSMDENVVQTLEVEGLNQISVVQTSVNDDNSIEAVTEEPDNAQVDLFRSQERICSYECTEEDESESSDDDDAEAQNAFEKFISQNKLSMSRSLSNDEKSLEADMEEQENTSAEEDQSIPEDQSSTSDDDIEVPNAFDEFIANNNLYTDKIGVNDNEMAEKTTSFENVEEETIHQSCPETCEVEEDKLPETPTSADAMLYMHRKLMLYEKRESGAEESVDGSVASEVESGDPVLTIDRLKTALKNEQRALSVIYQELEEERSASAIATNQTMAMITRLQEEKAAMQMEALQYQRMMEEQAEYDQEALQLLNDLMTKREREKQELEKELEEYREKVMEYEAKEKLSLLRRMKDGSVRSRDSSCSCCNTGYTDELSIDLNNEEKEDDNNENADDSVSKLEEMALDCVKHVSELDSTLEEFEEEKASILDQLKALEEKIVSLEDGEEFLEESSSRYGDKEDYSNGCLAKKLLPYLDEADNENDEEAFAYDRELENGSNDMQMQNTVPIISEMDSMKVCIEEEVDRVYDRLQALETDREFLQHCMGSIQNGGDEGKDLLQEILQHLRDLKNVELRLKDLDNDPSSIVMLHSPSKDL, from the exons ATGGCTACTAACAAGTTTGCAACCATGTTACATAGAAAAACCAACAACAAAATAGTTGTAATTCTAGTTTATGCATTTCTTGAATGGATCTTAATTCTACTCCTTCTTCTAAACTCTTTGTTTAGTTATCTTATCACAAAATTTGCCAAATTCTTTGGCCTTAAACCACCTTGTATTTTCTGTTCAAGGCTTGATCATGTTCATACTGATCTTGTTTGTGAGACTCATGCAGCTGAGATTTCAAACCTTGGTTACTGCTCAAATCATCAAAGATTATCAGAAGTGAAAAGCATGTGTGAAAATTGCTTGGCATCTAGGCCAAATCATCATGAAGTTGAAAATTTCTTTGGTATGAGACATAAGATTGGTTTTATTTCATTGGTGAGTCCTGAAAAAcatgatgaaaatggtgagaGTTTAAATAGGTGTTCTTGCTGCAATGAGTGTTTGAAAAACCAATTTTACCCTCCTTGGGATGATAGAAACTATCTAAGCAAAGGTTGTCTCATTGTTGAATCaattgaagatgatgaaaaagAAAGTGATAAGTATCTTGAATTTGAGATAAACAATGGACAAGAACATGTTCATGATCATGATCATGATGATGAGGTATCAGATGAGCATCAGATACTTTTTGATATTGAAAGTTTTATCCTTAGAGAAGTGGCTGAGGATCGATCGAGTTCGGTTTCAAACTTGAACTCTGATGAAAAGGATGCAGAAAAAGATGATCCAAGTGTTGCTGATTCTCCTATTATGCAGGTTTCACATTGTCAAGATAGATCgcttgaaatcatcaataagCACTTTGAAAAGAAAGATGATCCAAGTGGTGCTGATAATTTTATTCATCCATTTTCTGATACTCCTATTATGAAGCTTTCACACTTGGAAGATAGATCAATTGAAATCATCAGTATGAACTTTGAGAATTATGTAGCTTGTGGCGACGACCGGTTGATACCTGTTAAGTTAATAGACTCTATCACTTGTGTAGATTTTGAATCATGCAAATTGATTGAGGATCCGAAGGAGGGGAAGCAGATGATTCAAACTTTTGCAAGTGAGTTACCAGTTGAGCCGCGACCGAGTATCTTAGAAGGGGAAGTTTTACTCTCAATGGATGAGAATGTAGTTCAAACTTTGGAAGTTGAAGGGTTAAATCAGATTTCAGTAGTTCAAACTTCTGTGAATGATGATAATAGTATTGAAGCAGTCACAGAAGAACCAGATAATGCACAAG TTGATCTTTTTCGATCTCAAGAACGGATCTGTTCGTATGAATGCACAGAAGAAGATGAATCTgaatcaagtgatgatgatgatgctgaaGCTCAAAATGCCTTTGAAAAATTCATTTCTCAGAATAAGCTAAGTATGTCTCGCAGTTTATCGAATGATGAGAAAAGTTTAGAAGCAGATATGGAAGAACAAGAAAATACTTCAGCAG AAGAAGATCAATCCATACCAGAAGATCAATCTTCTACAAGTGATGATGACATTGAAGTTCCTAATGCATTTGATGAATTCATTGCAAATAACAATCTAT ATACCGATAAAATCGGTGTAAATGATAATGAAATGGCTGAGAAAACAACATCATTTGAAAATGTTGAGGAGGAAACAATCCATCAATCATGCCCAGAAACATGTGAAGTAGAAGAAGATAAACTTCCTGAAACTCCTACTTCAGCAGATGCAATGCTCTACATGCATAGGAAATTGATGCTGTATGAGAAAAGAGAATCAGGAGCAGAAGAATCTGTGGATGGTAGTGTTGCAAGTGAGGTTGAATCCGGTGATCCGGTGTTAACAATCGACCGGCTAAAAACAGCACTAAAAAACGAACAAAGAGCTCTCAGTGTTATATATCAAGAACTAGAAGAAGAGAGAAGTGCATCAGCCATAGCTACAAATCAAACAATGGCAATGATTACAAGGCTGCAGGAAGAAAAAGCAGCAATGCAGATGGAAGCATTGCAATACCAAAGAATGATGGAAGAACAGGCGGAATATGATCAAGAAGCTTTACAGCTTTTGAACGATTTAATGACGAAAAGAGAGCGAGAGAAGCAAGAACTTGAGAAAGAATTGGAAGAGTATAGGGAAAAAGTTATGGAATATGAAGCAAAAGAGAAACTAAGTTTGTTGAGAAGAATGAAAGATGGAAGTGTAAGAAGTAGAGactcttcttgttcttgttgCAACACCGGATACACCGATGAATTATCGATCGATCTtaacaatgaagaaaaggaagaCGATAACAATGAAAATGCTGATGATTCAGTTTCTAAGTTGGAAGAGATGGCATTAGATTGTGTAAAACATGTAAGTGAACTTGATAGTACTTTAGAAGAATTTGAGGAAGAAAAAGCTTCTATTTTAGATCAACTCAAAGCATTAGAGGAAAAGATAGTTTCATTGGAAGATGGTGAAGAGTTTCTTGAAGAGAGTTCATCAAGATATGGTGACAAAGAAGACTATTCTAATGGTTGCTTGGCAAAGAAGTTACTTCCATATTTAGATGAAGCTGACaatgaaaatgatgaagaagCATTTGCATATGACAGAGAATTGGAGAATGGATCAAATGATATGCAAATGCAAAACACAGTTCCGATAATAAGTGAAATGGATAGCATGAAAGTGTGTATTGAAGAAGAAGTTGATCGCGTTTACGACAGGTTACAAGCTCTTGAAACAGATAGAGAGTTTCTACAACATTGTATGGGATCCATACAAAATGGTGGTGATGAAGGAAAAGATTTGCTTCAAGAAATCTTGCAACATCTTCGTGATCTTAAGAATGTTGAACTACGCCTTAAGGATCTCGACAATGATCCATCCAGTATAGTTATGTTGCATTCACCAAGCAAAGACTTGTAG